TCCAAACTCTCTCAAATATATTGATCCCCTTGGATTATGTAAGGTTGAAAGCGCAAGAACGCGACAAGCGCAAATGTTACAAGATGATGTGGGATATAATATAAGTCCAAAAAGTTGGGATCAATATCCTGCAATTGGTCGAGATGGTACATTTATTACAGACAAAAAGGGTGCGTTAAAATATTTCAATGGCTTTGAAAATGGAGATGTGACCATATCTAAATTGCTTGCTTCGACAATTGAAAAGGATATGGGGTTATATCCAGGTTCATTAAATGATGGATTTAATATTAGAAAAATCGACGGGGTTACTAGCATGCAACCACGAAGTCCATTAAGTGGTAATGATTATTTCTTAGGTCCAGGCCAACATTTGCCGGGCGGGGCTCCAGAAATGGTGATAAACTCTGTACCAACTTCAATTCCAGTAATTATAAGGGTGAATGTAAATTGAATAAGATGCCAGATAATTCCATTGTTGTTATTGATATGGTTGGAAATACTATAAAAATAAGGGTTTTTAGTCAGCATTTGATTAGCAAGATGCAGGTGATAGGTTTTTCATTACTAGATGAATTTATGATTTTCTCTGTAAGAGATGATAAGGATAAACAAAGAATAATAAGATTACTAATCAGTGAAGGCGCTCTTTTTTTATATGGGCATGGTTGGTACCCATCAGAAATAATGGAATATTATAAAGAGCAGAATGTTAATTTCGGTAAATATAAGATTATATATTGGACTGATAAGGATACTTATCATATAGAAGAACGATGATCTATACAGGCTGGCTATGAGCGTGACAGCTTGGGCTATGAAATCCGCTGGAGCCAGGCTTGTTGACGCTGGAAACGCGCTACGATGCGGCGGGGCGCATCGTAGCGCGAACTGACGCAATATTTCCGCGCATCTATAAAAAATATAATTAAAAAAGCTGGAAGCAATCTTAACGATCCTTATGGCTTTTTTATCTTCAGCCTTACGGTGTCTGGATCAGGCACATTTCCGTGATTTGCACCGTTACCGCCAGCCCCGCCTCGCGCAGCCACTTGCCGGAAAGGATCAGCGCCGGGGGCAGGTATCATCCCGTTGCGGCGTTATCCCGCGACTAGCTGCATCGCTACCTGTCAGTATTACTGGAACGCGCAGGGGGATCGCACGCTTTATTAATGAGCGCGGCGAGAGCTGGAACGTCAGAGGGCTAGCGCAGGCGCATGAAAACGCGGACGGCAAACGCAGCGAGTTTCGCTACGATGCGCCGGGCAACCAGACCGCGCTTGCCCCGAAGGGGCGAGTATTCAGGCCTGCACTCCAATCTGTTTCGTTACTACGACCCCGGACAGCGGACGTTTTACCCAGCCGGACCCGACAGGACTGGCGGGCGGGATTAACCTTTATCAGTATGCACCGAATGCGCTGGGAGGGATCGATCCGTGGGGGGGGAGTCGTTGCTCAAGTGATTATAATTATAACATGGTTAATAACCCTGGGCCTTTAGCTAAAATAAATGGGAATCCAGCAGCTAATTTTGCTGGGGAAAATATAATGCCCATATTTTAGAAAATGATTTGGTTTTGTATCGAGCAGGGAAAGCTGGAGGTAAAAAAAATGCTTTAGGACAATGGCTTACAAGAGCCCCGCAGAGTCAGTAGCAAAAGTTCGCATGGATCTGGCTGTGAAACCACAATGGATAGAACAAAATGGTACTTTAACGGGGACCTCTCCTATTGAGTCTGTATATAAGATAACAATTCTTAAAGGTACGAAAATATATGAAGGGCCAGTAGGCTACCAAGGGGAAGCCTATCTTGGTGGCCAAAATATCACTCAGATATTTGTGGAACAACCATGGCGATTGAACAGTGTTAAGGTTATGGATAGTTGGCTATTGAGGTGAGATATGTTTAAAAAAATACCAGCTAAATATTTGCTTAGTGAGTTTAGAAAACTTAGAGATATTCTTGTAGCCGAAAGGGATGACAATTGGGTTAGTGGGGTTGAGGCTATTATTGAAAAGCTTGAATGGTCACTTAATGCCAAGTGTATAGAACCATGCATCTACTATTCTGATGCGTGTAATACTTGGAAGTTAATGTATAAAGGCAATGGTTCATTTTCTGATTATTACATCTGGCGGGATGATTTTAATGAAAGAAGTCGTCTTAATGATCAATTAAATAATATAAAAAGTAATATCTGGAATGAAGTTAATGGAATTTAATTAGAGGTAAAATGATCAGGTTAATAGTTGAGCGGTATTGAATAATCTGTTGATGAACCACCGACCCGGAAATCTTCTGGTTTCACTGCCAGCCGAACGGCACGCCGGAGCGGATGACGGATGCGGAAGGAGAGCTGCGCTGGGAAGGACAGAACAGCGCATGGGGCAAACTGCTGCGTGAGACGGCGCTGCAGGGCACGGGATTCGCGCAGAACCTGCGGATGCAGGGCCAGTACCTGGACCGTGACAAATCTGCCGGGAGCAGATTTGAACAGCGCGTCAGCCTGGCCCCAAAGGGGCGAGCCTCATGGATGAGACGAGTATTCAGGCCTGCACTACAATCTGTTTCGTTACTACGACCCGGACAGCGGACGTTTTACCCAGCCGGATCCGATAGGGCTGGCGGGCGGGATAAATCTGTATCAGTATGCGCCGAATGCGCTGGGGTGGATTGACCCGTGGGGGTTGAGTAAGTGTGGAATAGAAGGAAAATATAAAGAGATTGATAAAATTGACTTACCTTCATGGATAAAAGACTCTTTTAAAAACGGTGAATATAAAACTGTAATAACCACTGAAAATGTGACTTTGTATAGGGTGTTTGGCGGTCATGCAAAAATGGATGGTTCTTTCGTTAGTACATCATCGGCGTTGAATAAAATTCAGGCTAAAATTGATTCCGCTCTTTTACCCGAATGGAAGAATACTAGGTATTTTGAGGCTACTATGCATATACCTAAAGGAACAGTTCTTCAGATTGGGAAAGTTGAAAAGCAGACAATGATGTCAGGTGCAGTCCTTAAAGGAGGAGCAGACCAGATACTATTGCCCTAAGGTTATTCAATAAGCTGGGTAAGTGATGTGCGTTTCTTAAAATGAGTGAGTAATCAATGGAAAAAGACAAACTTTTAATCGAAATCGACAAGGCCTCAGCTTATATTGAGAATGTAATTAATAGTGAGAATAAAAGTGATTTAAGAGATTTGACTTTTGATCTTGATAGAGTCAGGTTAAGAGTTATTAATGGCAGTCTAAGGAATAATCCTTTAAGAGGGTTTCCTCGGAAATATGCAGAAATGTATAATGATTACTTACATCCCATAACTGATGTCTTAAGCAATATCGAAAAATATGTTGATCTATATTTAACAAGGTAAAGCACTACAATCTGTTCCGTTACTATGACCCGGACAGCGGCCGGTTCACCCAGCAGGATCCGACAGGGCTGGCGGGCGGGATTAACCTTTATCAGTATGCGCCGAATGCGCTGGGATGGGTCGATCCGTGGGGGTTATCAAAGACTTGTAAAGACCCGTCAAAAGAAGCGACGAAATGGCAAGGTCCAGGTAATGACGACTATCCTGGAATCGATGTATATAAAAATAGAAGATTAAAAAAAGGTACAATTCTATATGCTCTTTACCCCAATGGAAATCAGCAACCTTCATATACAGTTACATTTCCAACACTCTTAAAATACTGCGAGAATCCTCTTGGCTATCATCAAGGTTTGCAGGTAAAGTTAGATCCTAGATGGCCAATTCGAATTCAAGTTAGAGCTTTCTATGTTAGCCAAGATATTGACGTTGCATATGGTAGAGCTGCTGCTAATAAGTTATATGGTGAGGGTGGAGAACTTCAGTTTTTTATTCCAGAAGAATCCAGACATTTATTAAAACCTGGGAAAATATTGAATATATGATTGATTTGCATATAGATAAAGTCAACGGTGCTATATTTTTAGGTGGCGTTGAAGTAGATATATCATCAGAGGATGTTTTTGTTAAATCTGCGTTTTACGAAACGTTTTTTAAACAGGGTGAAATTAATGAATTAATGCCGCATCATTATTTATTAAAATCTGTTATTTTTAAAGATAAAATATTTGAAATGATTGTCAGGACAATTTGTTATGATTTCCCATTTATGATTCAATTAATAGATCATGATAGTGACTATTTTAATTCTCGTGAGGACTGGAACTTAAAAGCTGATATAAATATGTTGAGCCAGTCTGTGCGGAAAACCTCTTTATGGTTAAGTGAAGTATTAGATTTGCAGGAACCAGATGTTCAAAATGAAAGCTTTAATAGATGGCTGTTTAGTTGGGGAAGAGTATCAGTTTCATATGAAAATAAATCATTTGATTTTGGTATATTTATAACTTGGTATTAATAATAAAATAAGTTTTAAGTCAATTTATCCTAACTGTGGGGCTATACTGCCCCGTTGCGGCGTTATCCCGCAACTAGCTGCACCACCACCCGTTAGCATTACTGGAACGGCAGGGGGTGATCACACGCTTTATCTATGAGCGTGGCGAGAGCTGGCGCTATGTGTGGGATGGGAACGAGCGGCTGACGCAGCGTATCTCTTGGATTGACATGACGCCTGCGGCCGCACTGTCTCCCGCACATTCGCCGCGGGTCATCCCGAGGCGATCACCCATACCTTCAGCTGAAGCGCCGCCGGTCAGCTGCTTGCCCGCGCCACGCCGGAGATGCAGACGCGCTGGCGCTATACGCCCGCCGGTCTGCCGGCGCAAATCACCTAGCATCCGGCGCTGGGCGACGGCCTCTGGAGTCAGCAGGCCGAGCAGGCGTGGCGTTACGATGCGCCGGGCAACCAGACCGCGCTGGCCCCGAAGGGGCGAGTATTCAGGCCTGCACTACAATCTGTTTCGTTACTACGACCCGGACAGAGGACGTTTTACGCAGCAGGATCCGATAGGACTGGCGGGTGGGATTAACCTTTATCAGTATGCGCCGAATGCGCTGGGATGGGTCGATCCGTGGGGGTTGAGTAACCTGCCTTCAACTTTTAAGGCTCAGTTTAGAGCCGCAAAGAGGAAACTAGGAATACCAAAGAATATTAATACACCTAATCCTGTTAAAGTTTATGATAATAAATATGAGAATAGAACCGTTTGGCAGTTTAATACCGAGGACGGAGGGAAATATATTGTTATGCATGAAGAGGATAAGTTCGGGCGTGGGCCTCATTTGCATACCGCTGATGACTTACATGGATCTCCTTTAGAACCAAAAATACGCTATAACCAACATCCAGGCCATTATCCCGAAGATTTAGAGGGTATCGAGAACATGAAAGGAAAGAAAAAATGTCAAATGCTTTAAAAGAAAAGCTGAAAATTGCAAAACAAAAAAAAATAAAACAAATTGTTAAAGATGACATTATTAAAGTGAATGCTTTAAATTTAAACGATGTTGATTTTATAGACATTCATTATCAGAAATTGATTTTGGAAATTAAAGATAAAGGAATTTATTTAATAAAAAATAATCATGATATAAATAGTCAATATGGAAATTACCAAAAATTTATCGAACGAATATCAAGTAAGGAGAAGGTTTTTTTATATTGTTCAGGTGCCGATATGTTTTTTTTCGTAAGCGTACCGAGCATAGCAGTGAAGGCAAATCCAAAGTATTTCTGGGAGAGTCATGTTTTACATTCTTCTTGGCAATCCAGGTTTTTCATAGATAGCGAAAAAAAATATGGTTTCGCAGCGTTAAATGGCGAGTATGGGATTGAGGTTTGTCAATGGTATTAGCTAGATTATATAAAAATTTTATTTTATGTATTCTGTTGAGGATTACAGTATCCATTGATAACTAATTTCTAGGTAAGATGCTGCCTTTTTATATGGTTTTTAGAATGTAATCTTGAGTTTATAGTGTTTAGCTTTGCTGCTTTAAGCGCAGCGGTATCTTAAAATAGTGATAATCAGCGTGTGTGCTAAATAATTCCTGCTGAGGTTATGAAGCATATAGAAATGTCATGGAGAAACGCAACGGCCGAGATTAATCTTAATTATTATAAACCGAATACAGTGGATGGATTGAACTTAGAAGATGAAGTAAGTGTGGTAATAATGGGAAGCCACTTTATAAAGGCCCGCAATTTCCTGGAAGTATTGCTGAAACTTCCGATAAAGTATTTATCAAAATAGGCGGCTTAGTAAACCTGAGTTTTTTATAAAAACCACGCTACTAATAATAAAGTGGGCAGGGAATATTTATAGACAATGAATGGACGTTATAACTCAGAGGGTATATTCGGGGAAAGACTCGCGTTCTGCTATGGTTAGGAGTATTACGAAAGTATCAAGTTTAAATTGTCTCAAGGTATATAGATTAGTGAGGGAGCGCAGTCGCACGGAGTCTGGTATGTTCTGGCTTAGTGTATCAGGCAGCAGTCTCTAATTTACCAAAATAATAGATTATCTATGAAGTGGTATTTCCCTGGCAATGGATTTTTATATTTTATTATAAGATCTTGTACAATTAATTACAGATTTAAATAAAAACGCAAATCATCAATCGGCAATTATTTTTTTATTGCTCGTTATGATTCTATAAAAGGAAGTGTAATTAACTTTGATACGGTAAAGGAATTGCTCACCTATATGGCGGTGGCTCAATATTGCGAATTTGCTTATAAAAAAGGAAGGGTTGCCAAATTGTGTTGTAAATAACGCAGCTACTATAATTAAGTCAACTCCATAAAAAAGCTGGAAGCAATCTCAACGATCCTTCCGGCTTTTTAATTTTAATTACGTTTTATTATTAGCGACAGGAAGCGCTACCCGTGAAACTTTTCAAATTAAAGGTGTTAATCCAAAAGATCCGTTGGACGTTTCATGGAACGATGGCAGATTAAGAGGTACTTTTGATACTTTGCAGCTATATGAAAAAGGTATACCACAAGCTAAATCCCCAACAATGTTTGGTAAAAAGAAGGGGCTCCACTTGAACCATTTACTATAGCTTATCCTGAGTTTGGAAAAGGTGGGGTTCAACAGTTAATAGCTGGCAGAAGAACTGTTATATTTGATGAGGTTAAAATCCTCCCAGAGGGTGATAATGGATCTTGAGTCTTACGAAGAAGTTCTGGATTTTCTTGATGAGTATTTTGCAGTTAGGATAAAAGATGAAAAGTATCTTAATGAGATGAGGAAGATGATTAACGGTTCAAGAAAGAAAAAGATGGTGGCTATTAGGCCTATTCAATTACTTTTTTTAGAGTATAGAACGAAGTTTAATGATTATAGCATTGTAAGTAAAGATGAGAAAAAATTATGGGTTGACTTGATTGATTATTGGCAATAATTTTAGCTTGATGTGTAGAATTGAACATTTTATACTGCATGCCCTGATTACGGAAAAGGTGGTACGGTGTAATTATTACCTTTAGGAAGAGGTTATTCCGTTATTCTTGATGCGATGGTTATTAATCCGGGGTGAATGTATGACCGGGGCGGAATTAAGAAATAAACTAACCTATTTAATAAATAAATATGTACCGAAAAGTGAGAGGGATAGTTTTTATGATTGCATATCCAAAAAAGATGTGCCAATAAACGGTATTTTGGCTGATTTTAATAAGTTTAACACAACAGCTGTTGATTAAGCTGTTGGGGAAATAATAAGTAACATTTACTTTTATTTTTGCTAATTTTTTTGAAGTTAAAAACTTATAAAAAACGCTGTAATCGAACGGCTTCCGCTGGCGCTATGACGTTCACGGGCGCACCACGGAGAAGGAGAGTGCGCAGGTACGCTGGCGCTACCGCTACGATGCGGAACACCGGCTGACGGAGGTCATCAGCGAGCCGAAGGACCGTAACCGGCCGCAGGTAGAGGTGAGCTTCCGCTACGACCCGCTGGGGCGGCGGCTCAGCAAAACGCGACGGCAGACGCTGAACGGGCAGCCGCAGGGAAAGGCGGTGACCACGCACTTTGCCTGGGACGGGTTCCGTCTGCTGCAGGAAATCCACGACGGTGTGCCGCTGACGTACGTCTACAGCGATGCGGGCAGCTATGAGCCGCTGGCGCGGGTAGACAGCAGCGCAGTGGTAGGAATCAGGTTATTCGCTGTATCGAACAGGAAAAGGCAACGGATGAAGCGATATTGTCAGCTCAATAAGGCCATGTTATGAAAAACTTCTTTGCTATCAGAAAAAACAGTTTAATTCTCTTATGGACAGCGCTGAGCCTGTTTGCAATTTCAGGGTGTAACGCAATGAAAACTTATCCACCCGAAGACTTTTTCCATGGCACGCAGCTTACGCTGGCGCAGAGTATTTATCAGGGTGACCTAGCGTCGGTAAAACAGCAGGCTGGCGTGACCGATCTCAACAAGCCCGGCAAGCAGGACATGACGATTTTATTTTACGCCCTGCAGTGCGCGCAGGGAGAAAAGAAACAACCGCTGACCATCATGAGCGAACTGGTAAGGCAGGGGGCCGATCCGCTGCAGGATGTTCCGGATATGGGCAGTGTGGCGGGCGTGACGGCGAGATCATCCTCCCCTGAATATATGGCGGCTCTGCTTGATGGCGGTATGAGTCCTGATGTAGAAATAATGAAACGTCCAGTTTTTTTCAAGGCAGCTTCAGATGATACATTGAAAACCCTGGATTTAATGGTTAGGCGAGGCGCGAATGTTAATCGAAGCGATAGTTTAGGCAGGACGGTTCTTATGCATGCACTGGATGGTATGCAGCTTGATACCGTCGTCTGGCTGCTTAAACATGGCGCCGATCCGCACGCCGTGGAAACCAACAGCGGCTGGTCGTTTGCGCGGCAGCTGGCATATGTTGTAAAACGCAACAATGGTCAGGAAGGTCCCACGCTGGATAAGCTTAATGAAATCATAGGCCTGGTCAAACAGGCGGGCGTAAACTGGCCCCCGGCGCAATAATTCGCATATTAAAAAGCCATTGAGACGTGGTCTTTTGGATTTTATTAATGTTTTAATTATTATCAATGCCGCTGTATTTATGTCACCAAATTAAGTGGTTCAGCGTTATAAATAATAAACAGGCGGAAACGCCTGTTTTCCATTATTAGCTTCTTTAGCGTCCAGAGCCAGCGGCAAACCAGGCTGGATCTTTGATGCTATGGGACTAAATAAAAAATTAAGGCGGCACTGGCAATATGTTTGACAAGCATGATATGGATCAGTTTATTCGCTGTATCGAACAGGAAAAGGCAACGGATGAAGCGATATTGTCAGCTCAATAAGGCCATTTTATGAAAAACTTCTTTGCTATCAGAAAATACAGTTTAATTCTCTTATGGACAACGCTGAGCCTGTTTGCAATGCCAGGATGTAACGCAATGAAAATTTATCCTCCCGAAGACTTTTTCCATGGTACGCAGCTTACGCTGGCGCAAAGCATTTATCAGGGTGACCTGGCGTCGGTAAAACAGCAGGCTGGCGTGACCAATCTCAACAAGCCCGGCAAGCAGGATATGACGCTTTTATTTTACGCCCTGCAGTGCGCGCAGGGAGAAAAGAAACAACAGCTGGCCATCATGAGCGAACTGGTAAGACAGGGGGCCGATCCGCTGCAGAATGTTCCGGATATGGGCAGTGTGGCAGGCGTAACGGCCAGTTCATCCTCACCTGAGTATATGGAAGCTCTGCTTAATGGAGGAATGAGCCCTAACGCTATGGTTCAAAAAAGTCCCATCTTTTATTATTCCGCCTCGGATAATACCCTAAAGACATTATCCTTAATGATTCAGCGTGGCGCTAATATCAATCAAAGCGATAATTTAGGCAGAACGGTTCTTATGGAAGCACTGGATGGTATGCAGCTTGATACCGTCGTCTGGCTGCTTAAACATGGCGCCGATCCGCACGCCGTGGAAACCAACAGCGGCTGGTCGTTTGCACGGCAGCTGGCGTATGTTGTAAAACGCAACAATGGTCAGAAAGGCCCCACGCTGGATAAGCTTAATGAAATCATAGATCTGGTCAAACAGGCGGGCGTAAGCTGGCCGCCAGCAGAGTAATCTGCATCTTAAAAAAGCCATTGAGACGTGGTCCTTTGGCTTTTATTAATTGCTTACTTATCATCAATGCCTCTGTATTTATGCTGCCTGAGCAGGCGGCTCAATGCGATAAATAATAAATAAAGAGAGAGGTCTGTTCCCTCATTTTCAATCTCCTTTGTTGAATTTAATCGGTGGTGATATGAATATAATAATGCTTATATTAAAAGCGGCTACTTGCCTGGCGAATTTTGTGCTTTCTGTGTGGCTACAGTTTATTATGGCGAGTGGTTTTATCTGGATGCTTATCTCCGGTGTAGGTATGAAGGGACAGGACTGGGGGAAATGGTTAACAGCGTTCAGGCCGATCTTAATGCTCTATGCGTTGAATAGCGTGGTGTTAGTTATTTGTGGCTTATTAGTTGCCTGGAACTGCCTGGATAAAAAACATGTTCTTTGTTTATCGTTGGCGGCGGTGCAGTTACCTTTTTTCTATTTAATGGCGAAAACCACATATGGCGATCTCTTTTTCGCTCCGGTTGTCTGGGTGGCGGCGATCGCTTCTGGCACTGGCCTGGCAAGTAATTATCTTAAACTTAGGTGAATCGCTAATTTAGCTGGCTATTCACTGAGTGTCTTATTTGTTTTATTCATTATTGCAGGGAGCCCCCGATGGCAACCGGAAATACCATTGGTAAATTACAATATGCGCCTGCGCCGCAGGGAAACGTTGCGGCAGGAAGTGCCAACCCACCTAAAAAGAAAAGCTGGTGGAGTAGTTACGGCGACTGGGTGCATACCGGGCTGGATGTGTTAGGTGCTGTTCCTATTGTCGGCGTGGTTGCCGATGGGGCTAATGCGGCAATTTATACTGCTGAAGGCGATTACGGCAACGCGGCCCTGTCTGCGGCATCAGCCGCCGCAAACTTTGTGCCCGGAGGTGGAGCCGCATTCAAAGCGGGTAAGCTGGCAGCAAAAACTACTCTGATGAGATGGCAAATGGCTGGCTGGGACAGGGATGGTTCTTGCCTTTTTCCCCGGAAATTCGCGAAACGGATGACGTTCTGCTCTATATCGATGAACAGGGACGCGAGATCGATTTTCCCCGTATCGCTCCAGGGCTGCCGGCCCGCCTGCACCGCTATGAGCAGCTCACCTTGTCACAGCCGAAGCAAGGTCTTTATCGGCTATCAACGTCTGATGAACAACGTCACTGGCTGTTCAGCCAGGAAGCGGAGGCTGGACGCTTTTTGATGACGGCGATGGAAGATGCGCATGGCAATCAGCTGACTCTCCAT
This DNA window, taken from Mixta gaviniae, encodes the following:
- a CDS encoding type IV secretion protein Rhs; the protein is MLQDDVGYNISPKSWDQYPAIGRDGTFITDKKGALKYFNGFENGDVTISKLLASTIEKDMGLYPGSLNDGFNIRKIDGVTSMQPRSPLSGNDYFLGPGQHLPGGAPEMVINSVPTSIPVIIRVNVN
- a CDS encoding ankyrin repeat domain-containing protein, yielding MKNFFAIRKNSLILLWTALSLFAISGCNAMKTYPPEDFFHGTQLTLAQSIYQGDLASVKQQAGVTDLNKPGKQDMTILFYALQCAQGEKKQPLTIMSELVRQGADPLQDVPDMGSVAGVTARSSSPEYMAALLDGGMSPDVEIMKRPVFFKAASDDTLKTLDLMVRRGANVNRSDSLGRTVLMHALDGMQLDTVVWLLKHGADPHAVETNSGWSFARQLAYVVKRNNGQEGPTLDKLNEIIGLVKQAGVNWPPAQ
- a CDS encoding ankyrin repeat domain-containing protein; this encodes MKNFFAIRKYSLILLWTTLSLFAMPGCNAMKIYPPEDFFHGTQLTLAQSIYQGDLASVKQQAGVTNLNKPGKQDMTLLFYALQCAQGEKKQQLAIMSELVRQGADPLQNVPDMGSVAGVTASSSSPEYMEALLNGGMSPNAMVQKSPIFYYSASDNTLKTLSLMIQRGANINQSDNLGRTVLMEALDGMQLDTVVWLLKHGADPHAVETNSGWSFARQLAYVVKRNNGQKGPTLDKLNEIIDLVKQAGVSWPPAE